The window TTTTTGGTAATACCAATACTTCGATGAAGTCTGTTAAACCACAACGCCACCGTTGGTTGAACAACCATCGTTGTCCGAACACTCTCGTGATCAGAACTAGTTCATATCTAATTCTTACCTCGTTATTATAATTAGTCTCGTACAAAATTTTGAACTTTATACATAagaaatataagtttttttatatatgtaattaacaaCCATTCCGTTAACAAAATCCTAATAAAAATACAGACTTATTGAAATTGCCTAAAACATAGcgcatataaatataataacaattttcatatataattatattagacTACATCATAAAACATATGCtttcttaagttttttaaaagaataagaTAAAATGACATTACCCAATTGCTcaactttttatgtttaataacttaaatatgtttaatataaatataatatctttaGTGATACTAATTAACATATGCATCATTCAtaccttaaaataaatacattatgcttcttttttatattagaCTACCAAAAACATATGCTTTCTTAAGtttttcaaaagaataaaataaattgaCATTACCAAATTGCTCatctttttatgtttaatactttgaatatgtttaactagtataaatataatatctttaatgatACTATTTAACATATGCACCATTCAAACCTTACAATAAAAACATTATGCctcttttttatatcaattaaattcatattaaaaaccaaattgcCAACGCTTACGCCGCAATCCGTTATAACTAGGAATGATAATGAGGCAGGTATTGTCGGGGATCTCAATCACCATCCCCGTACCCGATTTTGACTTGTAGTCCCCATCCCCGTCCCCATCCTTGCGGGGAATTAAATTACATCTCCGTATTCGTCCCCATCGGGTACCTGGATATCTTTTttgtttgaatatatatttattgtactAGTAGATAAGAAGGAAAATGTGTATTTTGACACTTTATTTCTATGAATAAACTAGAATATATGTtaagtaaatgattaataaagtataacaaataaaagtattaaaaaaaagctCTAAATTTAAGAATGATTctaatatatagaaaagaaatcaaagtgattctaataaatatatataattttttcggGTTCGGATATGGGGATCGGAGATTTACAGTTTCTCATCCTCGTCCCCATCCCCATCGGGGAATAGAATTACATCCCCATACCCATCCTCATCGGGTACGGGtatttttgtcatccctaatTATAACAACTTTCGTCGTCACAACGGCCACATTGTGTAGGTATCCTCAatagattagattagatttacAGGGTACCGCACAAATGTggcggtggtcgtggcggcgacaGTGTGGTGATGGAGACGATGTCGAGTGGTGTACATAATTGGTGTGAAAGTCATGGATATAAagggttaatgaagatattttttaaaagataaaagatatcatataatgtaacaccccaataattttaagataaataaattaaccctttttgtagttttcacattaaaacaatttcctaatattttatttttggatataggttaatttagttggaactttagcggatagcgggtattttacccacctAATTTCATTAGATGCGTGGCATCAAGATGAGATGCCAGACAATTCCTTTTCTTGTGACTCATTTTCCACCTATCTTCTTCTTGAACTTTCCTCTCAAATCCCTTTTAATCCAAACTCCATCTTTAATTCATCCAACAATCCTactagtaaataataataatatcattcaAGATTTGAACATCAACTAAGAGAAATTGAAAGTGTGAGATGGGGGAGTGTGGGTCGATTTCAAAAGGGAAAAAGGAAGGAGACTAAAAGTGTGAATTCAATTCTCTTCATGTGTGTTTATTTTAGTTAATCAAATCCttccaaaaattttaataataatcttcaaCAAGCAAAattgaaaagctagggtttatgtatggtagtggtggtggccgaatttcaAGAGAGAAAAGAGGGAAGGAAGaattgttatttaaagtttaatttcttgaatctttgagGTAACAATCTATTTTATTTAACCTAGTTTTGATGTGGGGTTCATGCAACCatccaatttgggggttttgggTTGGATCATGATTTTGCCAATATCCCcacattttattgtttataactTGAATTATGATTATTGGGTTGCATGAACTTATTGGTTTGAGTTGTTAGTGACCATTATGGCTAAAATgagaatttgataattttgagcATTAAGATGAAATGGCCACATGttggtggtaaaatgagatttttagcaaaatgatagataattgaGGTTGATGATTTTGAAAGATTGAACTTTGTTAAGTGAAACTTGATTTTAAGCCAACTCAAGGAAATTGAGGTTGGGTGGATAGGAATGCTAATGAATCGATAGTTTGGCTAAGTGAGTTAGCCAAGATTAtgaataaagtcttatgtgcatattgtattgatttgctaggttgaaagctttgcacttgttgtagcattgttgattgttgttagtcgcggaggaggtgagtaatcttgcatacctttatgtatacgttgggtcagtcgaccacatcatgttgaagccttttgtccatgtgtggtgttgaccacatcatgttgaagtttatttatccatgtgtggtgatTGATTCGGCGTAGGCCCATATGGAgcatagtgtttatgaggcctaagaacctccggggcctaagaatcccgatagttaatCATGTTGATGATTTTTTAGCGTatgtggatccatgtatgtgtttATTAGCgtaaaagtgagtatgcaagtgatggtatgacggTACCATTGACTACATGCGATAGtcctttgtgtttttgccctccttcgtatatatatttgtatgcaagtttattcactaagcattcgcttactttttagttgtttacccttttataggtagttccggaagaaggaactagttaTTGATTAAAGCTTGAAGTATTAGAAGTAAAGAGTTTGCAAGACTGggaggtatttaggtcattcatggatgaatgacaatCTTGTGGTTTAGAGGCTTAGACATCCCTCTCTTTATGGATCAGAAAAAGAAAATTGGAAATCTTGTGATATAGCGCTCGCTTGCTCTTTCTTTTTCTGTCAGCAACAATTTCTTTTGTTATCATTTCCCCACAATCTTGCgatctcctttttttttctcaaattgttTCTCaccacatatatgtatatcagtatatctttacttatatatgtttgtgtatcAGGTTGttaattttgttgttgtaaaaGAATggtaaaaaaatcatttatagATCTTGATGTAATTACTTTAATTATCtgccccatatatatatattcgtaaCACGTGGcctttctttaattttaaaaagaaaatcgTGTTGATAACCGACAACTTGTTTCATAGCCGGTTGCTTGCATTACATAACCGAAAAAACAAACTTGGTTACATTATATAGCTAATCGTGTAGTTgggtacattacataaccttttggtaaTGGTTGGGTACATTCCCATGCCATTATCCCtaaaatttaatacgaatatacaaaggacataattggttcgtaatttcgtgagttataaattttttccTATTcgtagcaataccttcagcaataACTTTAGAGTTAATagggattttataacaataggtgttttaggtaattgtaaggttttttttattaagggtaatctCGAGATTTCAGAAATAAGGTGTGTGGAGAAAGTTTAAATGTAaagggtatattaggtaattcaaaggtagagagttgaataggggggtagtttgtttatataagtagtatagataaactcatacaaaatgtaaaataaacaaCTATACACTCTACTATTAATGGAAATAGATTTATTGATAtgttatttaaatttcaaataaCATATTGCACAACTGAAACCCAACAATTTTATTTAGGATTGCCATATTATCCTCATCACTTGATTTTTTGGTAATACCAATACTTCGATGAAGTCTGTTAAACCACAATGCCACCGTTGGTTGAACAACCATCGTTGTCCGAACACTCTCGTGATCAGAACTAGTTCATATCTAATTTATACCTCGTTATTATAATTGGTCTCGTACAAAATTTTGAACTTTATACATAagaaatataagtttttttatatatgtaattaacaaCCATTCCGTAAACAAAATCCTAATAAAAATACAGACTTATTGAAATTGCCTAAAACATAGcgcatataaatataataacaattttcatatataattatattatactacATCATAAAACATATGCtttcttaagttttttaaaagaattacaTAAATTGACATTACCCAATTGCTCAACTTGTTATGTTTAATAActtaaatatgtttaatataaatataatatctttaGTGATACTAATTAACATATGCATCATTCATACACGTCCTCATCGGGTACGGATATTTTTACCATCCCTAATTATAACAGCTTTCGTCGTCACAACGGCCACATTGTGTAGGTATCCTCAatagattagattagatttacAGGGTACCGCAcaaatgcggcggtggtcgtagCGGCGACAGTATGGTGGTGGAGACGATGTGGAGTGGTGTACATAATTGGTGTGAAAGTCATGGATATAAagggttaatgaagatatttttaaaagataaaagatatcATATAACGTttcaaacacttaaaaaaaactttttgattttttttcatcgGCTTATGTTGCATGCAATTAACTGcagttattataaaaataaaaaagttttgaaatttttttaatatatcaaaatgtgtgtatgaCTACATCTAAGAACCTAGTACATTACATATTCGATTTTcccatttattattattattattattgttattattattattattatttttaatactaagTAGTATATAAATAGATTAAATAACTAATTTCATTTAAGTGGGTTGGTCTGGGGTATCTTTTAAATCTACTTTGTGGGTCGTAGATGTAAGTTTTTTCCAAAATCTCGGGTTAGAATTTTGGGTTTCTAATCTTAAGTTATTTTTTATGAGGAAAAGGTTGGAAGTCCAACAAATTActggataaaaataaataaataaataaatagaggaGATAAACTTTAGTATCTTAAAGATGAGACTGAATGAATTATGATGCCAATATCTATCAACCCACCTTGAAAGCAAACCACTTGTggttaacaatcaataaatcaaTCATCATCTCCTTTTTCATATCAACtgaaaaagtttgaatcttttttaTTATCAATTCAAGAAAGAAAGATGGCGTCAGGAAGCAGAACAAGCTCTAGGGCGTGGGTCCATCCCCAAGAAAACCCACAACAGCAACCTTCGACAAGTGCTGCTGCTGCCGCTGCCGGTAATAAGGTTGATTCGATGAGTAAAGCCATCGCGCAATATGCCCTTGATGCTAAATTACATGCTGTTTATGAACAATCTGGTGGATCTGGTAAGTCTTTTCACTACTCCGAATCCCTGAAaacttcaaataataataatagtaaaaataatCATGATGATTCTTCTGTTGCCGAACAACAAATGACTGCTTATCTATCCAAGATTCAGAGAGGTGGCCATATCCAGCCTTTTGGCTGTATGATTGCTATTGACAATTCCACCTTTAAAGTTATTGCCTATAGTGAAAATGCCAGGGAAAGATTAGGTTTAGCTCCCCAGTCTGTTCCTAGCCTTGAAAAACCCGAAATCCTGACTATTGGGACTGATGTCAAGACTCTTTTTACCCCTTCTAGTGCCGTTTTGCTTGATAGGGCCTTTCGCGCTCGCGAAATTACTCTCTTGAACCCTGTTTGGGTTCATTCCAAGAACTCTGGTAAACCCTTTTATGCCATTTTGCATAGGATTGATGTGGGTATAGTTATCGATCTGGAACCTGCTAGAACCGAGGACCCTGCTTTGTCCATTGCTGGGGCTGTTCAGTCTCAGAAACTTGCGGTTCGGGCTATCTCAAATTTACAAGCTTTGCCTGGTGGTGATATCAAGCTTTTGTGTGATACTGTTGTGCAAAATGTGAGGGAGCTTACGGGGTATGATAGGGTGATGGTATATAAGTTTCACGAAGACGAACATGGTGAAGTTGTGGCTGAAAGCAAAAGGGCTGATTTGGATCCTTATATCGGGTTACATTACCCTGCAACTGATATTCCACAGGCTTCAAGATTCCTGTTTAGGCAGAATCGTGTTAGGATGATTGTCGATTGTTATGCTACCTCCGTCCGTGTTATCCAAGATGATGCATTGATGCAGCCTTTGTGTTTGGTGGGTTCTACCCTTCGAGCCCCTCATGGTTGTCATTCTCAGTACATGGCTAACATGGGCTCAATAGCATCCTTAGCCATGGCTGTTATCATAAATGGAAATGAGGATGGTCCTGGAGGAAGAGGTACAATGGGGTTATGGGGGTTAGTGGTTTGTCATCATACGTCTGCTCGGTGCATCCCCTTTCCTCTACGTTATGCTTGTGAATTCTTAATGCAAGCGTTCGGACTCCAACTAAACTTAGAGCTACAGTTGGCTTCACAAATGTCGGAAAAACGTATTCTAAGGACACAGACTTTGTTATGTGATATGATCCTTCGAGATTCACCTACAGGTATTGTGACTCAAAGTCCTAGCATCATGGATCTCGTGAAATGTGATGGGGCAGCACTTTACTACCAAGGAAAGTACTATCCGCTAGGCATCACGCCTACTGAATCACAAATTAAAGATATTGTTGAGTGGTTATTAGCCTGTCATACAGATTCAACTGGTTTAAGCACCGATAGTTTAGCTGATGCAGGCTACCCTGGTGCAGCTTCACTTGGTGATGCGGTTTGTGGGATGGCTGTTGCGTATATTACTACTAAAGATTTCTTGTTTTGGTTTCGATCCCACACTGCAAAAGAGATTAAATGGGGCGGAGCTAAGCATCATCCAGAAGATAAAGACGATGGGCAGAGAATGCATCCACGTTCTTCGTTCAATGCGTTTTTAGAAGTTGTAAAAAGCAGAAGTTCACCGTGGGAAAATGCAGAAATGGACGCAATTCATTCTTTACAGCTTATTCTAAGAGATTCCTTTAAAGATGCCGATGAAAGCAATTCAAAAGCTGTTATTAAGGTTCAAATTGAAGAAATGGGGTTGCAAGGGATGGATGAACTCAGCTCGGTTGCAAAAGAGATGGTTAGATTAATTGAGACTGCAACCGCCCCTATATTTGCTGTAGATGCCGAGGGTCGAATAAATGGGTGGAATGCAAAGATTGCAGAATTAACGGGTCTATCGGTTACTGAAGCCATGGGGATGTCCCTGGTTCAAGATCTCATCTATGAGGAATCAAAAGAAACTGTTGTCAAGCTTCTTCGTCATGCTTTGCTTGGTATTTATTTGACTTATCTGCTAGATCTTAGCAAAATACTTTAGTTCTGTTGTCTTGAAGATTAGAATTTTGTGGAGGAAAAAACTATGAGTCTAATTAATATGCTCAAGAATagcaaaagatcaaaactttgtGGAGAAAACGtatttttaaataatgaaaGACAACATAATGATTCGAATAAAAATCATGGAGGAAAATGTGATTTTTCATGTCTAAATAACTCAAGATCAATCTAAAAATTCAAACTTTGTGAAGaatgcaatttttttttctccttacGAGATCATAATGTAATATATGATTGCTTGGGTGGAACTGGCTTGACACAGGTGAAGAAGATAAGAATGTGGAGATCAAACTAAGAACATTCAATTTGTCACCAGAAGACGATGCAATTTTTGTGGTGGTTAATGCTTGTTCTAGCAAAGATTATATGGATAATATTGTTGGAGTATGTTTTGTTGGTCAAGATGTTACAAAGCAGAAAGTCGCAATGGACAAATTTGTTCAAATACAAGGTGATTACAAGGCCATTATTCATAGTCCAAACGCTTTAATTCCACCTATTTTTGCCTCGGATGAGAACACATGTTGCTCCGAGTGGAACACTGCCATGGAGAAACTGACGGGGTGGGATCGTGAAGACGTAATCGGGAAAATGTTGCTTGGGGAGATTTTTGGAAGTTGTTGCCGTTTGAAGGGTCCCGATTCTTTGACAAAATTAATGATCATTTTGCACAACGCAATTGGAGGGCTGGATGCCGATAAGCATCCCTTTTCGTTCTTTGATAAACATGGCAAATATGTGCAAGCTTTATTGACGGCAAATAAAAGGGTTAATTTGGCTGGTGAGGTTATGGGAGCATTTTGTTTCTTGCAGATTGCAAGCCCGGAATTGCAGCAAGCTCTGAAAGTACAACGTCAACAGGAATATAAATGTTTTGAGAGGATGAAAGAGTTGGCGTACATATGCCATGAGATCAAGAATCCGCTAAGTGGCATTCGGTTTGCTAATTCTCTTTTGGAAGCAACGGATCTAACTGAAGATCAGAAGCAGTTGCTGGAAACAAGCGCCGCCTGTGAGAAACAgatgttaaaaataataaaagatgttGATATGGAGAACATTCAAGAGGGGTGAGTTTTCCTTTCTGATTAGTAAAACATCAATTAATAATGCAATTGCTAATTTTACGTCTTCATGGCAGTCACTTGGAACTCGAAAAACATGACTTTCTACTTGGGAATGTCATCGATGCTGTGGTTAGCCAGGTGATGTTAATTCTGAGGGAACGAGGCGTACAACTGATCCGGGATATTCCTGAGGAAGTCAAAACTTTGGCTGTCTATGGCGATCAAACTAGAGTTCAACAAGTTTTGACCAATTTCTTGATGAACATGGTTCGCCATTCACCCTCACCTAATGGTTGGGTAGAAATTCAAGTTCGACCTACTTTGAATCAGATTTTTGATGGAAAGACTAATGTGCATACCGAGTTTAGGTATGTCAATTCAAAATTTGGTCTTGTAATGTTATGAATTACATTATGTAGTTTCTTCTTTAATGAATGAAAATAACCTTTCATTCTTGTGAAGGATGGTGTGCCCAGGTAATGGTCTTCCACCCGAGCTAGTTCAAGACATGTTCCATAGCAGTCAATGGAGCACCGATGAAGGTTTGGGACTAAGCATGTGTCGGAAAATACTAAAGCTTATGAATGGGGACGTCCAATATATCAGAGAATCTGAACGTTGCTTCTTCCATATTGTGCTTGAACTACCTCTTCCTAACAGAACATAAACCTATGACAGCCGACTCTCCGATCCTTGACCCAATATCCGCGAAAACTCGTTCATGTACGAATAAAGGATGTTTTTGGGCTTGTTAAGTGTTATTTAAATGGATCATTAGGT is drawn from Erigeron canadensis isolate Cc75 chromosome 9, C_canadensis_v1, whole genome shotgun sequence and contains these coding sequences:
- the LOC122580937 gene encoding phytochrome B-like, producing the protein MASGSRTSSRAWVHPQENPQQQPSTSAAAAAAGNKVDSMSKAIAQYALDAKLHAVYEQSGGSGKSFHYSESLKTSNNNNSKNNHDDSSVAEQQMTAYLSKIQRGGHIQPFGCMIAIDNSTFKVIAYSENARERLGLAPQSVPSLEKPEILTIGTDVKTLFTPSSAVLLDRAFRAREITLLNPVWVHSKNSGKPFYAILHRIDVGIVIDLEPARTEDPALSIAGAVQSQKLAVRAISNLQALPGGDIKLLCDTVVQNVRELTGYDRVMVYKFHEDEHGEVVAESKRADLDPYIGLHYPATDIPQASRFLFRQNRVRMIVDCYATSVRVIQDDALMQPLCLVGSTLRAPHGCHSQYMANMGSIASLAMAVIINGNEDGPGGRGTMGLWGLVVCHHTSARCIPFPLRYACEFLMQAFGLQLNLELQLASQMSEKRILRTQTLLCDMILRDSPTGIVTQSPSIMDLVKCDGAALYYQGKYYPLGITPTESQIKDIVEWLLACHTDSTGLSTDSLADAGYPGAASLGDAVCGMAVAYITTKDFLFWFRSHTAKEIKWGGAKHHPEDKDDGQRMHPRSSFNAFLEVVKSRSSPWENAEMDAIHSLQLILRDSFKDADESNSKAVIKVQIEEMGLQGMDELSSVAKEMVRLIETATAPIFAVDAEGRINGWNAKIAELTGLSVTEAMGMSLVQDLIYEESKETVVKLLRHALLGEEDKNVEIKLRTFNLSPEDDAIFVVVNACSSKDYMDNIVGVCFVGQDVTKQKVAMDKFVQIQGDYKAIIHSPNALIPPIFASDENTCCSEWNTAMEKLTGWDREDVIGKMLLGEIFGSCCRLKGPDSLTKLMIILHNAIGGLDADKHPFSFFDKHGKYVQALLTANKRVNLAGEVMGAFCFLQIASPELQQALKVQRQQEYKCFERMKELAYICHEIKNPLSGIRFANSLLEATDLTEDQKQLLETSAACEKQMLKIIKDVDMENIQEGHLELEKHDFLLGNVIDAVVSQVMLILRERGVQLIRDIPEEVKTLAVYGDQTRVQQVLTNFLMNMVRHSPSPNGWVEIQVRPTLNQIFDGKTNVHTEFRMVCPGNGLPPELVQDMFHSSQWSTDEGLGLSMCRKILKLMNGDVQYIRESERCFFHIVLELPLPNRT